In a genomic window of Mageeibacillus indolicus UPII9-5:
- a CDS encoding Dps family protein, with protein sequence MKYEKEFNAYLADLAVMTMKLHNIHWNVVGKDFTRVHEFTEKEYETVFDYMDAVAEHLRKFECVPQANMSELLKVSHVKEIPARTFTCQEALELVYADLQNLRTVATELRNACDEEGWFSAVDMLEDHIDHYNKQIWFLRSMLA encoded by the coding sequence ATGAAATATGAAAAAGAATTTAATGCGTACTTAGCAGACTTGGCCGTTATGACCATGAAACTGCATAATATTCACTGGAACGTTGTCGGCAAGGACTTTACTCGTGTGCATGAGTTCACCGAAAAGGAATATGAGACGGTTTTTGACTACATGGACGCTGTAGCTGAGCATTTGCGTAAGTTTGAATGTGTACCGCAGGCTAACATGAGTGAATTGCTGAAGGTTTCTCACGTAAAGGAAATTCCGGCGCGTACCTTTACTTGTCAGGAAGCATTGGAATTGGTGTACGCCGATTTGCAAAACCTACGCACCGTCGCTACTGAATTGCGTAACGCTTGTGATGAGGAAGGTTGGTTCAGCGCGGTCGATATGTTGGAAGATCACATCGATCATTACAATAAGCAAATTTGGTTCTTGCGTTCAATGCTGGCTTAA